In Pseudomonas putida, a genomic segment contains:
- the pdxY gene encoding pyridoxal kinase PdxY: protein MKRTPHLLAIQSHVVFGHAGNSAAVFPMQRIGVNVWPLNTVQFSNHTQYGQWAGEVLAPAQIPALVEGIANIGELGHCDAVLSGYLGSAEQGRAILAGVERIKAVNPKALYLCDPVMGHAQKGCIVPQEVSDFLLEEAAAKADILCPNQLELDSFCGRAAQSLEDCVGMARSLLERGPQVVLVKHLAYPGRGEDQFEMLLVTREASWHLRRPLLAFPRQPVGVGDLTSGLFLGRVLLGDSWLQAFEFTAAAVHEVLLETQACASYELQLVRAQDRIAHPRVRFEAQRLAI from the coding sequence ATGAAACGTACCCCTCACCTACTCGCTATCCAGTCTCACGTGGTGTTTGGCCACGCCGGAAACAGCGCCGCGGTGTTCCCCATGCAGCGGATCGGGGTGAACGTGTGGCCGCTCAACACCGTACAGTTCTCCAACCACACTCAGTATGGCCAGTGGGCTGGCGAAGTGCTCGCGCCGGCGCAAATTCCTGCGTTGGTGGAAGGCATTGCCAACATCGGCGAGCTTGGGCATTGCGATGCGGTGCTGTCCGGCTACCTGGGAAGCGCCGAACAGGGCCGGGCGATCCTCGCGGGCGTCGAGCGAATCAAGGCGGTCAACCCGAAGGCCCTTTACCTGTGCGACCCGGTCATGGGGCACGCGCAGAAAGGCTGCATCGTGCCGCAGGAGGTCAGCGACTTCCTGCTCGAGGAGGCTGCCGCCAAGGCAGACATCCTTTGTCCCAATCAACTGGAACTGGACAGCTTCTGTGGCCGCGCCGCGCAATCGCTGGAAGACTGCGTGGGCATGGCCCGCTCGCTGCTCGAGCGCGGGCCGCAGGTGGTGTTGGTCAAGCACCTGGCCTACCCGGGGCGTGGTGAGGATCAGTTCGAGATGTTGCTGGTGACCCGCGAGGCGAGCTGGCACCTGCGTCGCCCGCTGCTGGCGTTCCCGCGCCAGCCGGTCGGGGTCGGTGACCTGACCTCGGGCTTGTTCCTCGGCCGCGTGCTGCTGGGCGACAGCTGGTTGCAGGCGTTCGAGTTCACCGCCGCAGCCGTGCACGAGGTACTCCTGGAAACCCAGGCCTGCGCCAGCTACGAACTGCAGCTGGTGCGTGCCCAGGACCGCATCGCGCACCCGCGGGTGCGCTTCGAGGCGCAGCGCCTGGCGATCTAG
- a CDS encoding CobW family GTP-binding protein, protein MLQNIPTHVIAGPLGAGKTSLIRQLMAQRPQGERWAVLVNEFGQVGLDAALLSRDEDGIAIGEVAGGCLCCVNGMPFQVGLGRLLRKARPDRLFIEPSGLGHPLQLLRQLGQAPWLGVLVVQPLVIVLDAQAMGRGEPLPEAQREALAVAGMAVVNKSEAVDECSKLLINKQIGDVPAIWTEQGKVEFDLLPVSSTGVVETAVEPAWAVDSGAVAAGALWTNPQVPICLAEAGEGGWSIGWRWHPSRQLDPQLLQAFLQDLPWKRAKGVIHSAGGWQSFNGLNGELPAWQSSDWRRDSRIELIFDQAQNQQALQDGLKRCVQG, encoded by the coding sequence ATGCTGCAAAACATCCCCACCCACGTGATTGCCGGACCCTTGGGTGCCGGCAAGACCAGCCTGATCCGGCAGTTGATGGCGCAGCGCCCGCAGGGCGAGCGTTGGGCAGTGCTGGTCAACGAGTTCGGCCAGGTCGGGCTGGATGCTGCCTTGCTCAGCCGCGACGAGGACGGGATCGCCATCGGTGAAGTGGCGGGGGGTTGCCTGTGCTGCGTCAACGGCATGCCGTTCCAGGTCGGGCTCGGGCGCCTGTTGCGCAAGGCTCGCCCGGACCGGCTGTTCATCGAGCCGTCGGGGCTTGGGCATCCGTTGCAACTGCTGCGGCAGTTGGGCCAGGCACCGTGGCTGGGCGTGTTGGTGGTGCAGCCTTTGGTGATTGTGCTGGATGCCCAGGCGATGGGACGTGGCGAGCCGCTGCCGGAGGCTCAGCGTGAAGCCCTGGCGGTGGCCGGGATGGCTGTTGTGAACAAGAGCGAGGCTGTGGATGAATGTTCCAAGCTGTTGATAAATAAGCAGATAGGCGATGTTCCAGCGATCTGGACCGAGCAGGGAAAGGTGGAATTCGACCTCCTTCCAGTTTCATCCACAGGTGTTGTCGAAACTGCTGTGGAACCCGCTTGGGCTGTGGATAGCGGCGCAGTGGCTGCCGGCGCCCTGTGGACAAATCCACAGGTGCCGATTTGCCTGGCCGAGGCAGGTGAGGGAGGCTGGAGTATCGGCTGGCGCTGGCACCCGAGTCGGCAATTGGATCCACAGCTGTTGCAAGCGTTTCTGCAGGACTTGCCCTGGAAACGGGCCAAAGGAGTTATCCACAGCGCGGGGGGGTGGCAGTCCTTTAATGGCTTGAATGGAGAGCTACCGGCCTGGCAGTCCAGCGATTGGCGCAGGGATTCGCGCATCGAGCTGATTTTCGATCAAGCTCAGAACCAGCAGGCACTGCAGGATGGGCTAAAGCGCTGCGTACAGGGGTAG
- a CDS encoding DUF1826 domain-containing protein: MKLAQRPVDIRQIYGESPKVMAEIFHDGVNMAVWQRRLPAQLEDFAALVISLGQPLADQRVVEVSEHEPVLLPGLLPEAADLHGYEAFVADVTWLVSAYTYLLGARRVGLRLRVLQGAMCPRFHVDNVPLRLLTTYVGPGSDWLEEGAVERVGLHLAPAPVDNIQQLQTGDVALLKGEKWIGNEGAGLIHRSPPSQQPRLLLSLDWLA, encoded by the coding sequence ATGAAGCTGGCGCAGCGCCCTGTGGATATCCGCCAGATCTACGGGGAATCGCCGAAGGTGATGGCGGAAATCTTCCACGACGGCGTCAACATGGCTGTTTGGCAGCGACGCCTGCCGGCGCAGCTTGAAGACTTCGCAGCCCTAGTGATCAGCCTCGGCCAGCCACTGGCGGACCAGCGGGTCGTTGAGGTAAGCGAGCATGAACCGGTGCTGCTGCCCGGCTTGCTGCCGGAAGCTGCGGACCTGCACGGTTACGAGGCCTTCGTGGCCGACGTGACCTGGCTGGTTTCGGCCTACACCTACCTGCTCGGCGCCCGGCGCGTTGGCTTGCGCTTGCGCGTACTGCAAGGCGCCATGTGCCCACGCTTCCATGTGGATAACGTCCCTCTGCGGTTGCTGACCACTTATGTCGGCCCTGGCAGCGATTGGTTGGAGGAGGGCGCGGTGGAACGGGTAGGTTTGCACCTGGCTCCAGCGCCTGTGGATAACATTCAACAACTGCAAACCGGCGACGTGGCCTTGCTCAAGGGCGAGAAATGGATCGGTAACGAAGGCGCTGGACTTATCCACCGCTCGCCGCCCAGCCAGCAGCCCCGCTTGCTGCTGAGCCTTGACTGGTTGGCATGA
- a CDS encoding DUF3301 domain-containing protein, with translation MLTLENLFVLMLVATAGAWLWHNHGLREKALERVKQHCAKLDLELLDDAVALKRIAFVRDANGRKRLARIYAFEFTVTGEQRHPGTVTQFGAHSVQIELAPYPFEIKTPPRADNVIEMQQWRQEHNRWHN, from the coding sequence ATGTTGACCCTGGAGAACCTCTTCGTCCTGATGCTGGTGGCCACGGCTGGCGCTTGGTTATGGCATAACCACGGGCTGCGCGAAAAGGCCCTGGAACGGGTCAAGCAACATTGTGCCAAGCTCGACCTCGAACTGCTCGACGATGCCGTTGCCCTCAAGCGTATCGCCTTCGTGCGCGATGCCAATGGCCGCAAGCGCCTGGCGCGCATCTATGCCTTCGAGTTCACCGTCACAGGTGAACAACGCCATCCAGGCACGGTGACCCAGTTCGGGGCCCATAGCGTACAGATAGAACTGGCGCCCTACCCGTTCGAGATCAAGACACCGCCTCGGGCCGACAATGTGATCGAAATGCAGCAGTGGCGACAAGAGCACAACCGCTGGCACAACTGA
- a CDS encoding acyl-CoA thioesterase, whose product MEPGNAQLTMTVLMTPDMANFSGNVHGGTLLKYLDEVAYACASRYAGSYVVTLSVDQVIFREPVHVGELVTFLASVNYTGNTSMEVGIKVVTENIRERSVRHSNSCFFTMVAVDDNRRPVAVPPLQPHSSEEKRRFLQGQQRRLIRQELEQRYQNLKTDAV is encoded by the coding sequence ATGGAACCTGGAAACGCCCAGCTGACCATGACCGTCCTGATGACCCCGGACATGGCCAACTTCTCTGGAAACGTACATGGCGGCACTTTGCTCAAGTACCTGGACGAAGTGGCCTACGCCTGTGCCAGCCGTTACGCCGGCAGTTACGTGGTGACCCTGTCCGTCGACCAGGTGATCTTCCGCGAGCCCGTGCACGTCGGCGAACTGGTGACCTTCCTGGCGTCGGTCAACTACACCGGCAACACTTCCATGGAGGTGGGCATCAAGGTGGTGACCGAGAATATCCGCGAACGCTCGGTGCGCCATTCCAACAGCTGCTTCTTCACCATGGTCGCGGTCGACGACAACCGCCGTCCGGTAGCGGTACCGCCGCTGCAGCCGCACAGCAGCGAGGAGAAACGTCGCTTCCTGCAAGGCCAGCAGCGCCGCCTGATCCGCCAGGAGCTCGAGCAGCGCTACCAGAACCTCAAGACCGACGCGGTCTAG